A genome region from Longimicrobium sp. includes the following:
- a CDS encoding RNA polymerase sigma factor codes for MSTAQPPRRPASESPARPLHLVTPEGDDDLRLVERIRQRDEAAFAAVYDRWSDRVYAVAFHLVGNRDDAEEVVEKTFSQVWAEADRYHDGRGSVEAWIILMARSRALDRLRLLKSRSKREERLDERAAGELAGEGESPLQGAAAGERREIVDRAVSRLPGDQERVVRMTFFEGLTQREIAHELGVPLGTVKTRARLAFPKLRTLLSGLREPG; via the coding sequence ATGAGCACAGCCCAACCTCCTCGCAGGCCGGCGAGCGAATCCCCCGCTCGTCCGCTGCATCTCGTCACGCCCGAAGGCGACGACGACCTGCGCCTCGTGGAGCGGATCCGCCAGCGCGACGAGGCTGCGTTCGCGGCGGTGTACGACCGCTGGTCGGACCGGGTGTACGCGGTGGCCTTTCACCTGGTGGGCAACCGCGACGACGCCGAAGAGGTGGTGGAAAAGACGTTCAGCCAGGTGTGGGCCGAGGCCGACCGCTACCACGACGGGCGGGGCTCCGTGGAGGCGTGGATCATCCTCATGGCCCGCAGCCGCGCGCTGGACCGGCTTCGGCTGCTCAAGTCGCGGAGCAAGCGCGAGGAGCGCCTGGACGAGCGGGCCGCGGGCGAGCTCGCGGGCGAGGGCGAGTCGCCGCTGCAGGGCGCCGCCGCGGGCGAACGCCGCGAGATCGTGGACCGGGCCGTGTCGCGCCTTCCGGGCGACCAGGAGCGGGTGGTGCGGATGACCTTCTTCGAGGGGCTGACGCAGCGGGAGATCGCGCACGAGCTGGGAGTACCGCTGGGAACAGTCAAGACGCGCGCGCGCCTGGCGTTTCCCAAGCTGCGAACCCTGCTTTCCGGCCTGCGGGAGCCGGGATGA